TCCTGCAGATCAGTTTCGATTTTAAGCTTATCCGGCTTATCATAGACCTGGTCAAGCACATGCTTAACGATCAGGTTGATATTTACCGGTTCCTGATTGTAGTGCCCACGTCGCCCCAGTGTCAGGAGTTGCTGGTTGATTTCAGCCATCTGTGCCGCAGCTATTTCCATGTCTTCCAAATATGAGTAGATCGGGTTGTCACTCTTGATTTCCTGCTTGATGAGTTCCGGGTAAGCTGTCAATGGTCCCAGGAGGTTGTTGAAGTCGTGAGCGACCTGGCCGGCGATTCTTCCGGCGGTTTCGAGCCTTTCCGCCCTGGCCGCGATCTCCTCCAACTGCTTGCGTTCGGTTATATCCATAACTGCGCCAAAAGCTCCGATATATTTATTTTTGTCATTGTAGCGGGGAGAAATCGCGACTAATGTTGTAATCCTGTTTCCATTCAGAGTTACCAAATCGACTTCATAGCGGGAACTGCGTCCCTGCTGGCGCTGTACTGTCTGTTGGAGTATCCGGGAATGATTATCTTCCGGTACAAATTCCAGCAGGTTTCTTCCGACAAGTTTATCCGGTGATTTGCATTCAAGCAGACGCGCAAAGGCGGGATTACAGTATTCGATTGTTTCGTTTTCATCCACAATTCCGATACCTTCCAGAACCGAGTTGAACATTTCCTGGTAACGTTTCTCGGATTCCTCGAGAGCTCGCATTACAGACTTGACCTGTGAGATATCCATTACAGAAGCGATTGCGCCATCTACTTCGCCCTTTTTATCGAATGTAGGTGAGGCATTCATGAGCACGGATACCGGGTGGCCGTCTTTATGCTGGAAACGGAATTCATGGCTTTCGCGCACACCTGAATTGCGTCTCTGGAGCATATCCCTGCAGACTACTTTCATCTCCTCATCCATGAAATAGAACAGGGATTTCCCCCGCATCTCATCGACTGAGTAGCCCAGGATTTCAGACATGCGTTTGTTTGTATAAGCAGTTATTGCCTGCATATCGATTTTCCAGATACCTTCATACAAATTTTCCACAAGCGAACGGTATTTCTCGTGGCTTGCGGTCAGATCGTTTTCTGCCTCTACCCTGCGTGTAATGTCGCGCGCGTATTCAACCGCGCCAATCACCTGCCCGTCATCATCGGTAATCGGATAGCTGAATATTTCGAAATAGCGCATTGAGTTATGGTCTCGGCTGTAACTTTTGACATAAGACTGCATGCTTTTTGTCTCAATAGCCTTTGCAGTGTGACAGTCGGGACAGGGCTCGTCATAACCGAAAAAGACTTTGTAACACTTCCTGCCAAGAATTGGCCGGCAATTTTCGAACCACTTTTCGATTGTCTTGTTTACTCGCAGGCAGTTGAGTTGTTTGTCGAGCACAATTATACCATCCTGGATAGCATCGAAGCTCGATCTTAAAAGTCTCTCACGGCTGAGAAGGATTTCCTCGGTGCGTTTACGCTCGGAAATATCGCGGATTACCCCAGTGTAATGGTCAGAATCGCCATCGAGACTCACCAGCCTCCCGGTCTCTTCGACGTAAACATAGCTGCCGTCTTTCTTTTTTACCCTGAATTCAATCGGGTAATCTTCAGCCTTACTTATCTTGTCCATCAATTGTTTTTTGGCCTTAAAGACATCATCAGGATGGATATGATCTTCCAGCCTACTGCCGATTATTTCATCAACAGTGTAGCCGTAGTTTTTTGCCCCCGGGCTGACATAGATGATTTCGCCATTATCATTGTAAGTAAAAAAGACATCGGGCATATTTTCCATGAATGCCTGTTGCCCCCGGATAGCTCCAATAACAGCATCGGAATCATCGAAACGGATCCTTTTATCCGGGCTTGAATGTGACGCGAGAAAACTGCTAAGACCAGTTGAAAGGGCACAAAACAGGGACACCGTTATTAGCATACCTGTATCGTATTCGAAATCAAGTACGAAGTTTAGAGCTATTATGAAAATGATTGCCGATGCTAATCCGCCTGCGACAGCATATGCTCCGGCTTTTAAAAATCGCCTGTTCATATATAAACCGGCCTCTTCTGTTTTTTTTCTTCGCTTCAACGCGGCGGGGGGCTGTATTTAGTTATCGACAGATATACTTGTATTTATAGTACTTATGTCCAATTCCATATGATTATACACTGTCTTAACTCACAGACTGATGGGGTATTAGGGGTGAATCTGGCAATTTCTCTCGAAGTTAGATAATAATCGTCGTATATATAATGTTGACACAATTTTAGTGTGGCTTATATTTCAGTAAATACTTCACCCTTAACGGGCTTTGAGCGAAAGGATATTCAGGATGACATCCAGGCGACAGCTTTCTAAAA
This window of the Candidatus Zixiibacteriota bacterium genome carries:
- a CDS encoding PAS domain S-box protein codes for the protein MNRRFLKAGAYAVAGGLASAIIFIIALNFVLDFEYDTGMLITVSLFCALSTGLSSFLASHSSPDKRIRFDDSDAVIGAIRGQQAFMENMPDVFFTYNDNGEIIYVSPGAKNYGYTVDEIIGSRLEDHIHPDDVFKAKKQLMDKISKAEDYPIEFRVKKKDGSYVYVEETGRLVSLDGDSDHYTGVIRDISERKRTEEILLSRERLLRSSFDAIQDGIIVLDKQLNCLRVNKTIEKWFENCRPILGRKCYKVFFGYDEPCPDCHTAKAIETKSMQSYVKSYSRDHNSMRYFEIFSYPITDDDGQVIGAVEYARDITRRVEAENDLTASHEKYRSLVENLYEGIWKIDMQAITAYTNKRMSEILGYSVDEMRGKSLFYFMDEEMKVVCRDMLQRRNSGVRESHEFRFQHKDGHPVSVLMNASPTFDKKGEVDGAIASVMDISQVKSVMRALEESEKRYQEMFNSVLEGIGIVDENETIEYCNPAFARLLECKSPDKLVGRNLLEFVPEDNHSRILQQTVQRQQGRSSRYEVDLVTLNGNRITTLVAISPRYNDKNKYIGAFGAVMDITERKQLEEIAARAERLETAGRIAGQVAHDFNNLLGPLTAYPELIKQEIKSDNPIYSYLEDMEIAAAQMAEINQQLLTLGRRGHYNQEPVNINLIVKHVLDQVYDKPDKLKIETDLQ